The following proteins come from a genomic window of Candidatus Latescibacterota bacterium:
- a CDS encoding glycosyltransferase family 4 protein encodes MKICAFGRALPDHGIGGMERHFQVVIRGLAARGHKVTVLTTACPGRTEKRNEENISMHFLSGTIPGRYEFGYWKRSSEKFFALHRVDPFDVVFSESSGAFGYIEKKGREKVSVPVLFIAHGTPMREFRQHGLKSLFSPWDLMRMGRSLVYHRRMKKFLRHVDLVGTVSRQIAADIKSELDVADNMLRIIPNGVDIDMYRPDVEAGERVRQKSGISLDAPLIACIGRLHKDKGIGHMIEALARIREKLDGVKLMIVGDGPDGKRLRRLSAERGLDDCVIFAGVVSSEETYAYYNSCDLLALPTTAIEGLSLSLLEGMSCGKPVLSSDIGGTSELVRSGIDGILVKPRDVSGFVQAALRILEDSSLAARMGTNARDRIISGYSQEKMLDGIEGLLREIIER; translated from the coding sequence ATGAAGATATGCGCCTTTGGCAGAGCACTCCCGGATCACGGGATAGGGGGCATGGAGAGGCATTTCCAGGTCGTCATCAGGGGACTTGCGGCCAGAGGGCACAAGGTGACCGTACTGACGACTGCCTGCCCCGGCCGTACAGAGAAAAGGAATGAAGAGAACATCTCGATGCATTTTCTTTCCGGTACGATTCCTGGAAGGTATGAGTTCGGCTACTGGAAGCGCAGTTCAGAGAAATTCTTCGCACTGCATAGAGTCGATCCATTCGATGTCGTGTTCAGTGAAAGTTCTGGAGCCTTCGGTTATATTGAAAAAAAGGGCCGTGAGAAAGTCAGTGTTCCGGTACTCTTCATCGCTCATGGAACGCCGATGAGGGAATTCAGACAGCATGGTTTAAAGAGTCTTTTTTCCCCATGGGACCTCATGCGAATGGGCAGAAGCCTTGTATATCACAGGCGCATGAAGAAGTTTCTCAGGCATGTCGATCTTGTCGGGACGGTCAGCAGGCAGATAGCCGCGGACATCAAGAGTGAACTTGATGTTGCGGATAACATGTTAAGGATAATTCCGAACGGGGTCGATATCGATATGTACCGCCCGGATGTTGAAGCAGGAGAGAGGGTCAGGCAGAAATCAGGTATATCCCTGGATGCGCCACTTATCGCCTGTATCGGAAGGCTTCACAAGGATAAGGGGATCGGTCATATGATCGAGGCTCTGGCGAGGATACGCGAGAAGTTGGATGGTGTGAAGCTGATGATCGTAGGCGATGGGCCGGATGGAAAAAGATTGAGGCGGTTATCAGCGGAGAGGGGTCTGGATGACTGTGTCATATTCGCCGGTGTCGTTTCGTCTGAGGAGACGTACGCTTATTACAATAGTTGCGACCTTTTGGCTTTGCCTACAACTGCAATAGAAGGGCTGAGCCTGTCTCTTCTGGAAGGCATGTCATGCGGAAAGCCGGTTCTCTCGTCAGATATCGGGGGGACGTCAGAACTTGTCAGGAGCGGAATCGATGGTATTCTTGTCAAGCCACGCGATGTCAGTGGATTTGTACAGGCAGCCCTGAGGATACTTGAGGATTCTTCCCTGGCAGCCAGGATGGGAACAAATGCCAGGGACAGGATAATTTCCGGATACAGCCAGGAGAAGATGTTGGACGGGATCGAAGGCTTGCTGAGAGAGATAATAGAGAGATGA